Part of the Lysobacter enzymogenes genome is shown below.
AGAGATCGATGACCTGGGTGCGCGCCAGCAGTTCGGCCAGCTGCGCCGACTGGTCCGGCGCGAGCAGGCGGTTGAGTTCGTCGCTGCGCGCATGCGCGGCGTGGCTGGCCACGAACGGGCGCGCCAGCTTGGTCAGTTCGCGCTTCTCGCCGAGCCACTGGCGCAGCGGCAGGGTCTGGCCGGCGTGCGCGACCGCGGCGTCGCCGTCGAGCTGCAGCGTCTCCAGCACCGCCTGCACCAGCGCCGGCGGATTGCGCGGCCACAGGCCGAGCGCGTCGCCGGGCTGGTAGTGCAGGCCGGAATCCTCCAGCGACAGCTCGATGTGGCGGATGTCCTTGTCGGCGACGACCGCGCCGCGCGCGCTGCTGGCGCGGGCGATCAGGCGGCGGTTGCCGATCAGTTCGGCGGCGAACGGCGCGTCGCGGTGGTAGGTCGGCGCGGCCGGCGCGATCGGGCGCAGCGGCGTCACCGTGGCCAGATGCGCGGCGGCCGGCTTCAGCGTTTCCTTGGCTTGCGTGAGCGCTTGTTGCAGCCACGGCGTGGCCACGGTTTCGATGTCCAGGTCGGCTTCGCCGCGGGCGAAGGCGCGGGTCGCGCCGAGTTCGGCCAGGCGCGCGTCGAGCTGGGCGCCGATCGCGCAGAACTGCGGATAGCTCGAATCGCCGAGGCCGAGCACGGCGTAGTGCACGCCCTTGAGCTCGGGCGCGCGCTTGCCTTTGATGAACTCGACCAGCCCGCGCGCATCGTCAGGCGGATCGCCGTCGCCCTGGGTGCTGACCACCAGGTACAGCAGGCGCTCGCTCTTGAGCTCGCGGGTCGGGTAGGCGTCGGCGCGCAGCAGGCGCACGCTCAGGCCGGCGGCCTCGGCCTGCGCGGCCAGTTGTTCGGCCAGGCGCTTGGCGTTGCCGGTCTGGCTGCCGTAGACCACGGTCAGGCGCTCGCCGGTCTTGGCTTCCGGCGCGATCGCCGCGGCGATCGGCGTCGGGGTCAGGCCCGAGCGGGCCAGCCCGGCGGCATAGCCGGACAGCCACCACAGGCTGTCGCGGTCGAGGCCGTCGGTGAGGCGGGCGAGCGAATCCAGCCGGTCGGCCGGCAAGGGCGCGGCGAGCAGGGCGGGGGCGACGGGCTGGGCGGCGGCAGGCACGGCGGCGGTCTGCGTCTGGCTATGGAGTCCGCAGGCTACGAGCGCGCGCCGGGCGCGCGGAAAGGATGCTCGGTTATTCGTTAATGCCTTGCGTTCATTTCTCCCCGAATCCGGGGGGATTTCTAATGCCAGCCAT
Proteins encoded:
- a CDS encoding assimilatory sulfite reductase (NADPH) flavoprotein subunit; this translates as MPAAAQPVAPALLAAPLPADRLDSLARLTDGLDRDSLWWLSGYAAGLARSGLTPTPIAAAIAPEAKTGERLTVVYGSQTGNAKRLAEQLAAQAEAAGLSVRLLRADAYPTRELKSERLLYLVVSTQGDGDPPDDARGLVEFIKGKRAPELKGVHYAVLGLGDSSYPQFCAIGAQLDARLAELGATRAFARGEADLDIETVATPWLQQALTQAKETLKPAAAHLATVTPLRPIAPAAPTYHRDAPFAAELIGNRRLIARASSARGAVVADKDIRHIELSLEDSGLHYQPGDALGLWPRNPPALVQAVLETLQLDGDAAVAHAGQTLPLRQWLGEKRELTKLARPFVASHAAHARSDELNRLLAPDQSAQLAELLARTQVIDLLQRFDGGWSAEELVAALRPLTPRLYSIASSQKAVGEEAHLTVAHVEYANEFGARWGAASHQFASAEEGERLPVFIEHNERFRLPADGSRDIVMIGPGTGVAPFRGFVQDRAADGASGRNWLLFGNPHFRTDFLYQTEWQAALKSGQLHRLDLAFSRDQAHKVYVQHRLREHGRELYDWLQNGAHLYVCGDATRMAKDVHAALLAAIAEHGGRGAEAAEEYLNDLQQQGRYARDVY